The following are encoded in a window of Terriglobales bacterium genomic DNA:
- a CDS encoding class I SAM-dependent methyltransferase, translating to MSAPGSQFDFLSWQKDVWDAMSRVYVLEVDPRMSPIADGVVRRAKPRANMDVLDLGCGTGSVAIKLAAAGARVHAIDISEQMRRIASTRAARAGFDILVEEGRAEHIPALDGSFDTVVASLSLMFVADKAAAAAEIARVLKSEGRFAASVWGPPEECDIVRFQRLVGAFAPEPPVKGVGPGALADPALFLELLSRNGVAARVQQEVVTWGHPNLQHAWDTFTSVTALRMAPEQQDKARAAVIQQMWPDPTAPRVFHNMVQYIVGFKR from the coding sequence TTGAGCGCTCCGGGTTCGCAATTCGACTTCCTCTCCTGGCAGAAGGACGTGTGGGACGCGATGTCGCGGGTCTACGTTCTGGAAGTCGATCCCCGGATGTCGCCGATCGCCGACGGAGTGGTGCGCCGCGCCAAGCCGCGCGCCAACATGGACGTCCTCGATCTCGGCTGCGGCACCGGCAGTGTGGCCATCAAGCTGGCGGCGGCAGGAGCCCGCGTGCACGCTATCGACATCAGCGAGCAGATGCGGCGCATCGCCTCCACCCGTGCCGCGCGCGCCGGCTTCGATATCCTCGTCGAGGAAGGGCGCGCCGAACACATCCCGGCGCTCGACGGCTCCTTCGACACCGTGGTCGCCAGCCTCAGCCTGATGTTCGTCGCCGACAAGGCCGCGGCCGCCGCTGAGATCGCCCGCGTGCTCAAGTCGGAGGGCCGCTTCGCGGCCTCGGTCTGGGGCCCGCCTGAGGAATGCGACATCGTGCGCTTCCAGCGCCTGGTGGGCGCCTTCGCCCCCGAGCCTCCGGTCAAAGGCGTGGGTCCCGGTGCCCTCGCCGATCCCGCCCTCTTCCTCGAACTGCTCTCGCGGAACGGCGTGGCCGCTCGAGTTCAGCAGGAGGTCGTCACCTGGGGACATCCGAACCTGCAGCACGCCTGGGACACGTTCACCAGCGTGACCGCCCTGCGCATGGCTCCGGAGCAGCAGGATAAGGCGCGCGCCGCCGTCATCCAGCAGATGTGGCCCGACCCCACCGCCCCCCGCGTCTTCCACAATATGGTGCAGTACATCGTGGGGTTCAAGAGGTGA
- a CDS encoding HAD hydrolase family protein — protein MSKKRARKIKLLLLDVDGVMTDGGLWFIPAPAGGLRNTRAQAKAKADAGDFGIASDSFVEVKGFHAHDGTAMSLARLGGLKVGLITKRISETVALRARDLRLDHVYQGCADKVEAFREVLERERLRPEQACYVGDDIIDLPVMRKCGFAVAVANAREEVKDESHMVTDHAGGAGAVRDAVEYILRAQGKWDEVVAAYLSQRTPDKKEKE, from the coding sequence ATGTCCAAGAAGCGCGCCAGGAAGATCAAGCTGTTGCTGCTCGATGTGGACGGGGTCATGACCGACGGCGGTCTCTGGTTCATTCCAGCTCCCGCCGGTGGCTTGCGCAACACCCGTGCGCAAGCGAAGGCGAAGGCCGATGCCGGTGATTTCGGGATTGCCAGCGACAGTTTCGTCGAGGTCAAAGGATTCCATGCGCACGACGGCACGGCGATGTCGCTGGCCCGGCTGGGCGGGCTCAAGGTCGGGCTCATCACCAAGCGCATCTCGGAGACGGTGGCCCTGCGGGCCCGCGACCTGCGCCTGGATCACGTCTATCAGGGATGCGCCGACAAGGTCGAGGCCTTCCGCGAGGTGCTGGAGCGCGAGCGCCTCCGTCCGGAGCAGGCCTGCTACGTCGGGGACGACATCATTGACCTGCCGGTGATGCGCAAATGCGGCTTTGCCGTGGCCGTGGCCAATGCCCGCGAAGAGGTGAAGGACGAGTCCCACATGGTCACCGACCACGCCGGCGGCGCCGGGGCGGTGCGCGACGCCGTCGAGTACATCCTCCGCGCCCAGGGCAAGTGGGACGAGGTTGTGGCCGCCTATCTTTCGCAGCGCACCCCCGACAAGAAGGAAAAGGAATAG
- a CDS encoding DEAD/DEAH box helicase — protein sequence MTPGESEIVGKSRALDWAHPLVREWFEGRFGTATEPQEQGWPEILAGRTTLISAPTGSGKTLSAFLICIDRLVRKAVAGHLEDRTEVLYISPLKALGNDIQKNLEVPLGEILQMAGERGLLMPEIRTAVRTGDTLMHERRAMLKRPPHILVTTPESLYILLTAEKSRAILRDVETVIVDEIHAVADDKRGAHLSLSLERLQQLTAKPQVRIGLSATQKPIELVAHFLTGAGRPAPAVVNIGHKRHLDLAVEVPDSELGSVASNEMWDEMYERIAELVRQHRSTLVFVNTRRLAERVAFHLAERLGEEAVAAHHGSLARKLRLAAEKRLKNGEVKVLVATASLELGIDVGTVDLVVHLSSPRSIAVTLQRIGRAGHWPSPQHAQPQGAPGAPMRGAVPKGRIFATTRDELIECAALVRSIRQGDLDRLIIPEEPLDVLAQQIVACCAAEEWREEDLYTLLRRAYPYRNLSRQAYDSLLVMLSEGLAARRGRYGAYLYRDQVNGRLRARRGARMTAILNGGAIPETALFTIVAEPEGTVVGTVDEDFAVESMKGEIFLLGNTSWLIRRIEGNSGRILVEDAHGAPPGIPFWRGEAPSRTAELSLQVAELREQISKLVPTTVPGQVDQKSPELANAVAWLKQECGLDGAGAEQAVQYVVEGRAVLGAVPTQHTVIAERFFDEGGGMQLIIHAPFGGRINKAWGLALRKRFCRSFNFELQAAATDNGLNIALAEQHSFPLADVFQFLHAETVQPVLEQAVLTGSPIFQTRWRWDANRSLALLRFMGGKKVPPQIQRMRGDDLLASVFPDVSACQENIIGDIKIPDHPLVQEVMKDCLHEAMDLEGLKQVLRGLEDGTIKFVAVDTPIPSAFSHEILNANPYAYLDDAPLEERRARAVNMRRTLPESVLEEVGRLEPAAIAEVQADAWPEVRDADELHDTLLTMIALPEIFEHTLAAESGRATWSAERWRPYFELLVRDGRAALASLHGQRYWVAVERVKAFRAIYPDASFAQAVPELGNGQSADDALLSAVTGWMQHLGPTSASELGSILSLHAREIEKALLRMEAAGTILRGKFVHGQPGAAVPHHQEEQWCERRLLARIHRLTLGTLRKQIEPVTSAQFMRWLLRWQHVAPGLQTRGERGALEVLRQLQGFEIPANAWERQVLARRIADYDPAALDQLCLTGAVGWGRLSPHPATLEDSAKSIRRVIPTSVAPITFFVREESDWMLPHRTGDSELRGLSQGARDVFDFLKGRGASFFADIVRGTGKLKAEIETGLWELVAAGLITADGFDNLRSLIDPRRRAGQGSQRAARPRHSAGRWSLLYAGEAAERNKAVEATCWMLLRRYGVVFRDLLARESVLPKWRELLIGFRRLEDRGEVRGGRFVSGFLGEQFALPLAVDSVRNMRTVPPSGETITVSAADPLNLVGILVPGERVPAISGNVVTYRDGVPAPQADMRQITASG from the coding sequence ATGACACCGGGGGAATCGGAGATTGTAGGCAAGTCCAGGGCCCTGGACTGGGCGCATCCGCTGGTCCGCGAGTGGTTCGAGGGCCGGTTCGGAACCGCCACCGAACCCCAGGAGCAGGGCTGGCCCGAGATCCTGGCTGGCCGCACCACCCTGATCTCCGCCCCCACCGGCTCGGGCAAGACGCTCTCCGCCTTCCTCATCTGCATCGATCGCCTGGTGCGCAAGGCCGTGGCCGGGCACCTGGAAGATCGCACCGAAGTGCTCTACATCTCCCCGCTGAAGGCGCTGGGCAACGACATCCAGAAGAACCTGGAAGTGCCGCTGGGCGAGATCCTGCAAATGGCGGGAGAGCGTGGCCTGCTGATGCCCGAGATCCGCACCGCCGTCCGCACCGGCGACACCCTGATGCACGAGCGCCGGGCCATGCTCAAGCGCCCGCCGCACATCCTGGTCACCACGCCGGAGTCGCTCTACATCCTGCTGACGGCGGAGAAGAGCCGCGCCATCCTGCGCGATGTCGAGACCGTGATTGTGGACGAGATCCATGCCGTGGCCGACGACAAGCGCGGCGCCCACCTCTCGCTCTCGCTGGAGCGGCTGCAGCAGCTCACGGCCAAGCCCCAGGTACGCATCGGGCTTTCCGCCACCCAGAAGCCGATCGAGCTGGTGGCGCATTTCCTGACCGGCGCCGGGCGTCCCGCGCCGGCGGTGGTGAACATCGGGCACAAGCGGCACCTCGACCTTGCAGTCGAGGTGCCGGATTCCGAGCTCGGCTCCGTCGCCTCCAACGAGATGTGGGACGAGATGTATGAGCGCATCGCCGAGCTGGTCCGTCAGCATCGCTCCACCCTGGTCTTCGTCAACACGCGGCGGCTGGCGGAGCGGGTCGCCTTCCACCTCGCCGAACGGCTCGGAGAAGAAGCGGTCGCGGCCCACCACGGTTCGTTGGCCCGCAAGCTGCGCCTGGCGGCGGAGAAAAGGCTGAAGAACGGCGAAGTCAAGGTCCTGGTAGCGACCGCTTCGCTGGAGCTGGGCATCGACGTGGGCACCGTGGACCTGGTGGTGCATCTCAGTTCCCCGCGCTCCATCGCCGTGACCTTGCAGCGCATCGGCCGCGCCGGACACTGGCCCTCACCCCAGCACGCCCAACCCCAGGGCGCGCCGGGGGCCCCGATGCGCGGCGCCGTTCCCAAAGGCCGCATCTTCGCCACTACCCGTGATGAACTGATCGAATGCGCCGCGCTGGTGCGCTCCATCCGTCAGGGCGACCTCGACCGGCTGATCATCCCCGAGGAGCCGCTGGACGTGCTGGCCCAGCAGATCGTGGCCTGCTGCGCGGCTGAAGAGTGGAGGGAAGAAGACCTCTATACCCTGCTGCGCCGGGCCTATCCGTACCGAAACCTTTCGCGCCAGGCCTACGACTCGCTGCTGGTGATGCTGTCCGAAGGACTGGCGGCGCGGCGTGGCCGCTACGGTGCGTATCTATATCGCGACCAAGTGAACGGGCGGCTGCGCGCACGCCGCGGCGCCCGCATGACCGCCATCCTCAACGGCGGCGCTATCCCCGAGACCGCGCTGTTCACCATCGTCGCCGAGCCGGAAGGCACGGTGGTCGGCACCGTGGACGAAGATTTCGCCGTCGAGAGCATGAAGGGCGAGATCTTCCTGCTGGGCAACACCTCGTGGCTGATCCGGCGTATCGAGGGCAACTCGGGAAGGATCCTGGTCGAGGACGCACACGGCGCGCCGCCGGGAATCCCCTTCTGGCGCGGCGAGGCGCCCTCGCGCACCGCGGAGCTGTCGCTGCAGGTGGCGGAACTGCGCGAGCAGATCTCGAAACTGGTGCCCACGACTGTGCCCGGCCAGGTGGACCAGAAATCTCCCGAGCTGGCGAACGCCGTCGCCTGGCTGAAGCAGGAATGCGGCCTCGACGGCGCCGGCGCCGAGCAGGCGGTCCAGTACGTCGTGGAAGGCCGCGCCGTATTGGGCGCGGTGCCCACGCAGCACACGGTCATCGCCGAACGTTTCTTCGACGAAGGCGGCGGGATGCAGCTCATCATCCACGCTCCCTTCGGCGGGCGCATCAACAAGGCCTGGGGACTGGCGCTGCGCAAGCGTTTCTGCCGCTCATTCAATTTCGAATTGCAGGCCGCCGCCACCGACAACGGCCTCAACATCGCGCTGGCCGAGCAGCACAGCTTCCCGCTGGCCGACGTGTTCCAGTTCCTCCACGCCGAAACCGTGCAGCCGGTGCTGGAGCAGGCGGTGCTGACCGGCTCGCCCATCTTTCAGACCCGCTGGCGCTGGGACGCCAACCGCTCCCTGGCGCTGTTGCGCTTCATGGGCGGAAAGAAAGTCCCCCCACAGATCCAGCGCATGCGCGGCGACGACCTGCTGGCTTCGGTCTTTCCCGACGTCTCAGCCTGCCAGGAGAACATCATCGGCGACATCAAGATCCCCGACCACCCGCTGGTGCAGGAGGTCATGAAGGATTGCCTGCACGAGGCCATGGACCTCGAAGGCCTGAAGCAGGTGCTGCGCGGCTTGGAGGACGGCACGATCAAGTTCGTCGCCGTGGACACGCCCATCCCCTCGGCCTTTTCACACGAGATCCTGAACGCCAACCCCTACGCCTATCTCGACGATGCCCCGCTCGAAGAACGCCGCGCGCGCGCCGTCAACATGCGGCGCACCTTGCCGGAGTCGGTGCTGGAGGAGGTCGGGCGCCTGGAGCCGGCGGCCATCGCCGAGGTGCAGGCCGACGCCTGGCCGGAGGTCCGCGATGCCGACGAGTTGCACGACACGCTCCTGACCATGATCGCGTTGCCGGAGATCTTCGAGCATACCCTCGCGGCCGAGAGCGGTCGCGCCACGTGGTCGGCGGAGAGGTGGAGACCGTATTTCGAACTGTTGGTGCGCGATGGACGAGCGGCACTCGCGAGTCTGCATGGCCAGCGCTACTGGGTCGCAGTGGAGCGGGTGAAAGCCTTTCGGGCGATCTATCCGGATGCGTCGTTCGCGCAGGCCGTCCCTGAGCTCGGCAACGGCCAGTCCGCCGACGATGCCCTGCTCTCCGCCGTCACCGGCTGGATGCAACATCTGGGGCCGACCTCGGCGAGCGAGCTGGGCAGCATTCTTTCTCTTCATGCCAGGGAGATTGAAAAAGCGCTGCTGCGGATGGAGGCCGCCGGGACCATCCTGCGGGGAAAATTCGTCCACGGACAGCCGGGGGCGGCTGTCCCACACCATCAGGAAGAGCAGTGGTGCGAGCGCCGGCTGCTGGCCCGCATCCATCGCCTGACCCTGGGCACGTTGCGCAAGCAGATCGAGCCGGTGACCTCGGCGCAGTTCATGCGCTGGCTGCTGCGCTGGCAGCACGTCGCCCCCGGACTGCAGACCCGGGGCGAGCGCGGCGCCCTGGAGGTCCTGCGCCAGCTGCAGGGCTTCGAGATCCCGGCCAACGCCTGGGAGCGGCAGGTGCTGGCGCGGCGCATCGCCGACTACGACCCCGCGGCGCTCGACCAGCTCTGTCTCACGGGCGCGGTAGGCTGGGGACGGCTGTCGCCGCATCCGGCGACCCTGGAAGACTCGGCCAAGAGCATCCGCCGCGTCATCCCCACCAGCGTCGCCCCCATCACCTTCTTCGTGCGCGAGGAATCGGACTGGATGCTGCCCCACCGCACTGGCGACAGCGAACTGCGCGGCCTGAGCCAGGGTGCCCGCGATGTCTTCGATTTCCTGAAGGGCCGCGGCGCCTCGTTCTTTGCCGACATCGTACGCGGCACCGGCAAGCTGAAGGCGGAGATCGAGACCGGGTTGTGGGAGCTGGTCGCGGCCGGGCTGATCACCGCCGACGGCTTCGACAACCTGCGCTCGCTGATCGATCCCCGGCGCCGCGCCGGGCAGGGCTCGCAGCGGGCCGCACGCCCGCGCCACTCCGCCGGGCGCTGGTCACTGCTCTATGCCGGAGAAGCGGCCGAGCGCAACAAGGCGGTCGAGGCCACCTGCTGGATGCTGCTGCGCCGCTACGGAGTGGTCTTCCGCGACTTGCTGGCGCGCGAGTCGGTGCTCCCCAAGTGGCGGGAACTGCTGATCGGCTTCCGCCGCCTGGAAGACCGCGGCGAGGTGCGTGGCGGACGCTTCGTCTCCGGCTTCCTCGGCGAGCAGTTCGCGCTCCCGCTGGCGGTCGATTCCGTGCGCAACATGCGCACCGTGCCGCCCAGCGGCGAGACCATCACCGTCTCTGCCGCCGACCCCCTGAATCTGGTCGGTATTCTGGTGCCCGGAGAGCGTGTGCCGGCAATCTCGGGGAACGTGGTGACCTACCGCGACGGCGTGCCCGCACCCCAGGCCGACATGCGGCAGATCACAGCTAGCGGCTAA
- a CDS encoding CTP synthase, whose product MAKYIFVTGGVVSSLGKGLAASSIGCLLEARGLKVNLQKFDPYLNVDPGTMSPFQHGEVFVTDDGAETDLDLGHYERFTHAKLSRDNNWTTGRIYEQIITKERRGDYLGKTVQVIPHVTNEIKSAMKKISADVDVAIVEIGGTVGDIESLPFLEAIRQMRQELGRENTLFVHVTLVPWIGAAQELKTKPTQHSVKELLSIGIQPDMLLCRTDRFLSKDLKGKIALFCNVEEQAVITAKDVASIYEVPLVFSKEGVDTLVLKYLHIDAPAPDLSPWEDLVHRVYNPKAEVKIGIVGKYVEYEDSYKSLKEALVHGALAHNLKLNATWVEAEGLETKDKEDRSYESQLEGFDGILVPGGFGKRGIAGMLNAIRYARERKVPYFGICLGMQTACIEFARNVCHLENANSSEFDPATEHRVIYKLRELRGVEELGGTMRLGAWTCKLEPGSLASRIYGAAEISERHRHRYEFNREYEAVMTGAGLRITGSTPDGTYVEIVELPDHPHFLGCQFHPEFKSKPLEPHPLFRAFIGASYEHGKKLRSMKETAEIEMFLRPERATRR is encoded by the coding sequence ATGGCGAAATACATTTTCGTAACGGGTGGCGTGGTGTCTTCCCTGGGCAAAGGACTGGCGGCGTCGTCGATCGGCTGCCTGTTGGAGGCCCGCGGACTGAAGGTGAATCTTCAGAAGTTCGACCCGTATCTCAACGTCGATCCCGGGACCATGTCGCCCTTCCAGCACGGGGAGGTCTTCGTCACCGATGACGGCGCCGAGACCGACCTCGACCTCGGCCACTACGAGCGCTTCACCCACGCCAAGCTCAGCCGCGATAACAACTGGACCACCGGCCGCATCTACGAGCAGATCATCACCAAGGAGCGGCGCGGCGACTACCTCGGCAAGACGGTGCAGGTCATCCCCCACGTCACCAACGAGATCAAGTCGGCGATGAAGAAGATCTCGGCCGATGTCGACGTGGCCATCGTGGAGATCGGCGGCACCGTCGGCGATATCGAATCGCTGCCTTTCCTGGAAGCCATCCGCCAGATGCGCCAGGAGCTGGGCCGCGAGAACACGCTGTTCGTGCACGTGACTCTGGTGCCCTGGATCGGCGCCGCCCAGGAGCTCAAGACCAAGCCGACGCAGCATTCGGTGAAGGAGCTGCTCTCCATCGGGATCCAGCCCGACATGCTGCTGTGCCGCACCGACCGCTTCCTCTCCAAGGACCTGAAGGGCAAGATCGCGCTCTTCTGCAACGTGGAAGAGCAGGCGGTCATCACCGCCAAGGACGTGGCCTCGATCTACGAGGTCCCGCTGGTCTTCTCCAAGGAAGGCGTGGACACTCTGGTCCTCAAGTACCTGCACATCGACGCCCCCGCCCCCGACCTCTCGCCCTGGGAAGACCTGGTGCACCGGGTCTACAACCCCAAGGCCGAGGTGAAGATCGGCATCGTCGGCAAGTACGTCGAATACGAGGATTCCTACAAGTCGCTGAAAGAAGCGCTGGTGCACGGCGCCCTGGCCCACAACCTGAAGCTCAACGCCACCTGGGTGGAAGCCGAGGGGCTCGAGACCAAGGACAAGGAAGATCGCAGCTACGAATCGCAACTTGAGGGCTTCGACGGCATCCTGGTGCCGGGCGGCTTCGGCAAGCGCGGCATCGCCGGCATGCTGAATGCCATCCGCTACGCGCGCGAGAGGAAGGTCCCGTATTTCGGCATCTGCCTGGGCATGCAGACGGCGTGCATCGAGTTCGCGCGCAACGTCTGCCACCTGGAAAACGCCAACTCCAGCGAATTCGATCCCGCCACCGAGCACCGCGTCATCTACAAGCTGCGGGAACTGCGCGGGGTGGAAGAATTAGGCGGCACCATGCGCCTTGGGGCGTGGACCTGCAAGCTGGAGCCCGGTTCGCTGGCCAGCCGCATCTACGGCGCCGCCGAGATCAGCGAGCGCCACCGCCACCGCTACGAGTTCAACCGCGAGTACGAGGCGGTCATGACCGGCGCCGGGCTGCGCATCACCGGCTCCACACCCGACGGGACGTACGTGGAGATCGTCGAGTTGCCCGACCATCCCCATTTCCTGGGATGCCAGTTCCATCCCGAGTTCAAGAGTAAGCCGCTGGAGCCCCATCCGCTCTTCCGGGCGTTCATCGGAGCTTCCTACGAGCACGGGAAGAAGCTGCGTTCGATGAAAGAAACGGCCGAGATCGAGATGTTCCTGCGCCCCGAGCGGGCCACGCGGCGGTAG
- a CDS encoding multiheme c-type cytochrome: MAEPSYESSPVRHAFLSEKSILRFGVAGGGLLCVVLSGCAIAILPFSVFAQLAIVLHTAAGLAAVPIFALWQLSHWLGARKVARTSKKISAYIGFWLLATSVVTGLVVGWQAAFGRFIGSVWDSLHLWSGILALPFLAYHLWPSSTSDDRPSYVLVRRRMWIQAGIPTLALFAFCGLLATHFSREQRRQFWGQHIGTSDFQPSMVETETGRPIPVEVLANSDSCGTSDCHAAIYQEWRSSAHRWSAEDEFFQEVRAVTTGVKGIRETEKCGACHDPVSMLSGHKDPLLGRSAPGYREGDSCVVCHAIRKVDERGIGSYVLGAPEPYLYESAASGFGRWVNHFLLRAYPDQHNQDYDLTLVRRPESCAACHKEFDVLDEREGPVQVETQYDDWKRGKWNTDPDPSRRQYCQQCHMYLVTTAVHEADPYDLKTRLGRRHRNHAFAAGNQYMPAAIGVHDSGAHIRNVEQWLRGEREVPEIANTWPRGPIVELQIEAPQACRATSELAFKVRLTNRKVGHGFPTGPLNIARAWIEVVVGDASGHAIFHSGLLDDANHIEAGSYILKPLAINSAGQMVMKPDLWHPLGPKFRPAILAQQSASYDFAFHVPVTVRGPLGVRARFRYAKANQFFMDVVYSGKHRRPPVTDLASAQTSIEVTR, from the coding sequence ATGGCCGAGCCCAGTTACGAGAGCTCACCCGTGCGACATGCCTTCCTTTCCGAGAAGAGCATTCTTAGGTTTGGCGTTGCGGGCGGGGGATTGTTGTGCGTCGTGCTAAGCGGCTGTGCCATAGCCATACTCCCGTTCAGTGTCTTTGCCCAGTTGGCTATCGTGCTCCACACCGCCGCAGGCTTGGCTGCCGTACCGATCTTCGCTCTTTGGCAATTGAGCCACTGGCTTGGCGCACGAAAGGTGGCCCGCACAAGTAAGAAGATCTCGGCATATATCGGATTCTGGCTGCTTGCTACCAGTGTTGTGACAGGACTGGTGGTCGGCTGGCAGGCTGCATTCGGACGCTTCATCGGTTCGGTATGGGATTCACTGCACCTCTGGAGTGGGATTCTGGCGCTGCCGTTCCTTGCCTATCACTTGTGGCCGTCTTCGACGTCAGATGACCGGCCGAGCTACGTCCTCGTGCGGCGGCGGATGTGGATTCAGGCCGGAATCCCCACGCTGGCTCTATTTGCCTTTTGTGGTCTCTTGGCGACCCACTTCTCCCGTGAGCAACGCCGACAGTTCTGGGGCCAGCACATCGGCACTTCGGATTTTCAGCCCAGCATGGTGGAAACGGAAACGGGTCGCCCGATTCCGGTGGAAGTGCTCGCCAATTCCGATTCCTGCGGCACCTCGGATTGTCATGCCGCCATTTACCAGGAGTGGAGGTCGAGCGCGCATCGCTGGTCGGCAGAAGACGAATTCTTCCAGGAGGTCCGGGCCGTCACGACCGGGGTGAAGGGCATCCGCGAAACGGAAAAGTGCGGTGCCTGCCACGATCCGGTCTCGATGCTCTCCGGCCACAAGGACCCCTTACTAGGCCGCTCCGCGCCCGGCTACCGGGAGGGCGATAGCTGCGTCGTCTGCCACGCCATTCGCAAGGTGGATGAGCGCGGCATCGGCAGCTACGTGTTGGGTGCGCCGGAGCCCTATCTGTACGAATCCGCCGCCAGTGGCTTCGGCCGCTGGGTAAACCATTTCCTGCTCCGCGCCTATCCCGACCAGCACAATCAGGATTATGACCTGACACTCGTGCGCCGCCCCGAATCCTGCGCCGCCTGCCACAAGGAGTTTGACGTCCTCGACGAGCGTGAGGGCCCGGTGCAGGTCGAGACCCAGTACGACGACTGGAAGCGCGGTAAATGGAACACCGACCCGGACCCATCGCGGCGGCAATATTGCCAGCAGTGCCACATGTACCTTGTGACCACCGCCGTCCATGAGGCGGACCCCTATGACCTAAAGACACGGCTCGGGCGACGCCACCGCAATCATGCATTCGCCGCCGGCAATCAGTACATGCCCGCAGCCATCGGGGTGCACGATTCGGGAGCGCACATCCGCAATGTGGAGCAGTGGCTGCGAGGCGAGCGGGAGGTGCCGGAGATCGCCAACACGTGGCCGCGGGGGCCGATCGTCGAGTTGCAGATCGAGGCTCCACAAGCTTGCCGCGCAACGAGCGAGCTCGCTTTCAAGGTCAGGCTTACCAACAGGAAAGTCGGGCATGGCTTTCCCACCGGACCGCTCAATATCGCGCGCGCGTGGATCGAAGTTGTGGTGGGGGATGCCTCCGGCCACGCCATCTTCCATTCTGGCTTGCTCGACGACGCGAACCACATCGAAGCCGGCTCTTACATCCTCAAGCCGCTGGCCATCAATAGCGCCGGGCAGATGGTGATGAAGCCTGACCTCTGGCATCCGCTCGGACCAAAGTTCCGTCCGGCCATATTGGCGCAGCAATCGGCTAGCTACGATTTCGCTTTCCACGTCCCCGTAACGGTGCGTGGGCCGCTGGGGGTAAGAGCGCGCTTTCGCTACGCCAAGGCGAACCAATTCTTCATGGACGTCGTGTATTCCGGGAAGCACCGGCGACCGCCGGTAACCGACCTGGCCTCGGCGCAGACCTCGATCGAAGTAACGCGCTAG
- the kdsA gene encoding 3-deoxy-8-phosphooctulonate synthase has protein sequence MKTHIDWSFQLDKIIIGGRELFLIAGPCVIESEDHALKMAESIAGVCKALRLPYIFKASYDKANRTSIKSFRGLGLKEGLRILKKVRHSVNVPVLTDVHEAVDVQRVAEVADVLQIPAMLSRQTDLIVAAARSGRAVNIKKGQFVSPWDMRHAVEKCRASDNDQVFVTERGSSFGYNNLVVDMRGLAIMREFAPVVFDATHSVQLPSASVGQPPSAVRDNNDSGPAVSGGQPQFIPVLARAAVAAGVDGVFLEVHDDPAQAKSDGANALDLKKLRGVLTELLAVHKAVSARQ, from the coding sequence ATGAAGACCCATATCGACTGGTCCTTCCAACTCGACAAGATCATCATCGGGGGGCGGGAGCTGTTCCTGATCGCCGGGCCGTGCGTGATCGAAAGCGAGGACCACGCCCTCAAGATGGCCGAGTCGATCGCCGGGGTCTGCAAGGCGCTGCGCCTGCCCTACATCTTCAAAGCCTCGTACGACAAGGCCAACCGCACCTCCATCAAGAGCTTCCGCGGGCTCGGCCTCAAGGAAGGGCTGCGCATCCTGAAGAAGGTGCGGCACAGCGTGAATGTCCCGGTGCTCACCGACGTGCACGAGGCGGTGGACGTGCAGCGCGTCGCCGAGGTCGCCGACGTCCTGCAGATCCCCGCCATGCTCTCGCGGCAGACCGATCTGATCGTGGCCGCGGCGCGCAGCGGGCGGGCGGTGAACATCAAGAAGGGCCAGTTCGTCTCCCCTTGGGACATGCGCCACGCGGTCGAGAAATGCCGCGCCTCCGACAACGACCAGGTCTTCGTCACCGAGCGCGGCAGCTCGTTCGGCTACAACAACCTGGTGGTGGACATGCGCGGGCTGGCAATCATGCGTGAGTTCGCGCCCGTGGTCTTCGACGCCACTCACTCGGTGCAATTGCCTTCGGCAAGTGTGGGACAGCCGCCCTCGGCTGTCCGCGACAACAATGACAGTGGACCGGCCGTTTCCGGCGGCCAGCCGCAATTCATCCCCGTGCTGGCGCGCGCCGCCGTGGCCGCCGGCGTCGACGGCGTCTTCCTGGAAGTGCACGACGATCCCGCGCAGGCCAAGTCCGACGGCGCCAATGCCCTCGACCTGAAGAAGCTCCGCGGCGTCCTCACCGAGCTGCTCGCCGTGCACAAGGCCGTTTCCGCCAGGCAATAA